The proteins below are encoded in one region of Sander lucioperca isolate FBNREF2018 chromosome 11, SLUC_FBN_1.2, whole genome shotgun sequence:
- the glrx2 gene encoding glutaredoxin 2 isoform X3 — protein sequence MGVTFKLRLASASETTSGGHVRMGNFTSSTALSSTSCVQYVREMVSHNCVVIFSKTTCPYCKMAKNVFNEIGATYKVIELDEHNDGRRLQEALAQMTGARTVPRVFINGNCIGGGSDTKQLHQQGRLLPLIQQCAPCCATSSDGSGSGQFESAK from the exons ATGGGCGTTACGTTTAAACTGCGGCTTGCGTCTGCGTCAGAAACTACTTCCGGTGGTCACGTAAG aatggGGAATTTTAcatcctccacagctctgtccAGCACATcctgtgtacagtatgttcGG GAGATGGTGTCCCATAactgtgttgtgatattttccAAGACCACCTGTCCTTATTGCAAAATGGCCAAGAATGTGTTCAATGAAATTGGTGCAACCTACAAAGTGATTGAACTGGACGAGCACAATGACGGGAGGAGACTTCAAGAGGCCTTAGCTCAGATGACCGGCGCAAGAACG GTGCCGAGAGTCTTCATTAATGGAAACTGCATCGGAGGTGGCTCTGATACCAAACAACTCCATCAACAGGGAAGGTTGCTGCCCCTGATCCAACAGTGTGCTCCCTGCTGTGCGACCAGCTCCGACGGCTCGGGCAGCGGACAGTTTGAGTCCGCTAAATGA
- the glrx2 gene encoding glutaredoxin 2 isoform X2: MLKCIFRPAVIIQLAIILTLIMSVQIVSSCDIFTFLRMGNFTSSTALSSTSCVQYVREMVSHNCVVIFSKTTCPYCKMAKNVFNEIGATYKVIELDEHNDGRRLQEALAQMTGARTVPRVFINGNCIGGGSDTKQLHQQGRLLPLIQQCAPCCATSSDGSGSGQFESAK, translated from the exons ATGTTAAAGTGTATTTTCAGACCAGCAGTGATTATCCAGTTAGCTATTATTTTGACGCTAATTATGAGCGTTCAGATCGTCTCTTCCTGTGATATCTTCACGTTTCTGAG aatggGGAATTTTAcatcctccacagctctgtccAGCACATcctgtgtacagtatgttcGG GAGATGGTGTCCCATAactgtgttgtgatattttccAAGACCACCTGTCCTTATTGCAAAATGGCCAAGAATGTGTTCAATGAAATTGGTGCAACCTACAAAGTGATTGAACTGGACGAGCACAATGACGGGAGGAGACTTCAAGAGGCCTTAGCTCAGATGACCGGCGCAAGAACG GTGCCGAGAGTCTTCATTAATGGAAACTGCATCGGAGGTGGCTCTGATACCAAACAACTCCATCAACAGGGAAGGTTGCTGCCCCTGATCCAACAGTGTGCTCCCTGCTGTGCGACCAGCTCCGACGGCTCGGGCAGCGGACAGTTTGAGTCCGCTAAATGA
- the glrx2 gene encoding glutaredoxin 2 isoform X1, producing the protein MFNPGQHRDYFLALFSFFSMFARAGCLPRVAWTGCRRMGNFTSSTALSSTSCVQYVREMVSHNCVVIFSKTTCPYCKMAKNVFNEIGATYKVIELDEHNDGRRLQEALAQMTGARTVPRVFINGNCIGGGSDTKQLHQQGRLLPLIQQCAPCCATSSDGSGSGQFESAK; encoded by the exons ATGTTTAATCCAGGCCAACATCGCGATTATTTTTTGgccctattttcttttttctccatgTTTGCTCGAGCAGGATGTCTTCCCAGGGTGGCATGGACCGGCTGCCGAAG aatggGGAATTTTAcatcctccacagctctgtccAGCACATcctgtgtacagtatgttcGG GAGATGGTGTCCCATAactgtgttgtgatattttccAAGACCACCTGTCCTTATTGCAAAATGGCCAAGAATGTGTTCAATGAAATTGGTGCAACCTACAAAGTGATTGAACTGGACGAGCACAATGACGGGAGGAGACTTCAAGAGGCCTTAGCTCAGATGACCGGCGCAAGAACG GTGCCGAGAGTCTTCATTAATGGAAACTGCATCGGAGGTGGCTCTGATACCAAACAACTCCATCAACAGGGAAGGTTGCTGCCCCTGATCCAACAGTGTGCTCCCTGCTGTGCGACCAGCTCCGACGGCTCGGGCAGCGGACAGTTTGAGTCCGCTAAATGA